One region of Mycolicibacterium lutetiense genomic DNA includes:
- a CDS encoding winged helix-turn-helix transcriptional regulator, whose product MGMLQGKLADRDSWSAVGHCPIERTMAFAGTKSAMLIMREAFYGTTRFDDFARRVGITKAATSARLSDLVAAGLLAKRPYREPGQRERDEYVLTESGTDFMPVVWAMFEWGRKHLGDTGLRLAHDGCGAVAGVEIRCDEGHYVPADELVVRFERPTS is encoded by the coding sequence GTGGGAATGCTGCAGGGCAAGCTGGCCGACCGCGACAGTTGGTCGGCGGTGGGGCACTGTCCGATCGAGAGAACCATGGCATTCGCCGGCACCAAGTCGGCGATGTTGATCATGCGCGAGGCCTTCTACGGCACCACCCGGTTCGACGACTTCGCCCGTCGGGTCGGGATCACCAAGGCGGCGACCTCGGCACGCCTGTCCGACCTCGTGGCCGCCGGCCTGCTGGCGAAGCGGCCCTATCGCGAGCCCGGTCAGCGGGAACGCGACGAGTACGTGCTCACCGAATCGGGAACCGACTTCATGCCGGTGGTGTGGGCGATGTTCGAGTGGGGTCGCAAACATCTCGGCGACACCGGGCTGCGGCTCGCGCACGACGGGTGCGGTGCCGTGGCCGGAGTCGAAATCCGTTGCGATGAAGGGCACTACGTTCCGGCCGACGAACTCGTCGTCCGCTTCGAACGTCCGACGTCGTGA
- the aspS gene encoding aspartate--tRNA ligase yields the protein MLRSHAAGSLRATDAGQTVTLAGWVARRRDHGGVIFIDLRDASGVSQVVFREGDVLAAAHRLRAEFCIAVTGTVEVRPEGNENAEIPTGQIEVNTTSLTVLGESAPLPFQLDETAGEEARLKYRYLDLRREGPGNAIRLRSKVNAAARNVLADHDFVEIETPTLTRSTPEGARDFLVPARLQPGSFYALPQSPQLFKQLLMVAGMERYYQIARCYRDEDFRADRQPEFTQLDMELSFVDADDVMAIAEQVLKAVWSTIGYELPLPLPRISYADAMRRFGSDKPDLRFGVELIECTEYFKDTPFRVFQAPYVGAVVMPGGASQPRRTLDGWQEFAKQRGHKGLAYVLVAEDGTLGGPVAKNLTDAERDGLAAHVGAKPGDCVFFAAGPVKSARSLLGATRIEIAKRLDLIDPAAWAFTWVVDFPMFEPASEAVDSGDVAVGSGAWTAVHHAFTAPKPESEGIFDTDPGNALSDAYDIVCNGNEIGGGSIRIHRRDIQERVFAMMGIDHAEAQDKFGFLLDAFAFGAPPHGGLAFGWDRITALLAGVDSIREVIAFPKSGGGVDPLTDAPAPITAQQRKESGIDAKPEELKKA from the coding sequence GTGCTGCGCAGTCATGCCGCCGGTTCGTTGCGGGCCACCGATGCCGGTCAGACGGTGACACTGGCGGGTTGGGTCGCACGTCGCCGTGACCACGGCGGCGTCATCTTCATCGATCTGCGGGATGCCTCGGGTGTGTCTCAGGTGGTGTTCCGCGAAGGTGACGTGCTCGCCGCCGCCCACCGGTTGCGCGCCGAATTCTGCATCGCCGTCACCGGCACGGTCGAGGTACGTCCCGAAGGCAACGAGAACGCCGAGATCCCGACCGGACAGATCGAGGTCAACACGACGTCGCTCACGGTGCTGGGGGAGAGTGCCCCGCTGCCGTTCCAGCTCGACGAGACCGCAGGCGAGGAAGCCCGGCTCAAGTACCGGTACCTGGATCTGCGCCGCGAGGGCCCCGGTAACGCAATCCGGTTGCGCTCCAAGGTGAATGCCGCCGCCCGCAATGTGCTGGCCGACCACGACTTCGTCGAGATCGAGACCCCGACGTTGACCCGCTCGACCCCGGAGGGCGCCCGCGACTTCCTGGTGCCTGCGCGTCTGCAGCCCGGCTCGTTCTACGCGCTGCCGCAGAGCCCGCAGCTGTTCAAACAGCTGCTCATGGTGGCGGGCATGGAGCGCTACTACCAGATCGCGCGGTGCTACCGCGACGAGGATTTCCGTGCCGACCGCCAGCCGGAGTTCACCCAGCTGGACATGGAGCTCAGCTTCGTCGACGCCGACGACGTGATGGCGATCGCCGAGCAGGTGCTGAAGGCGGTCTGGTCGACGATCGGATACGAGCTGCCGCTGCCGCTGCCGCGGATCAGCTACGCCGACGCGATGCGCCGGTTCGGCTCGGACAAGCCCGATCTGCGGTTCGGCGTCGAACTGATCGAATGCACCGAGTACTTCAAGGACACCCCGTTCCGGGTGTTCCAGGCGCCGTACGTGGGCGCCGTCGTCATGCCCGGCGGGGCATCGCAGCCGCGCCGCACCCTCGACGGCTGGCAGGAGTTCGCCAAGCAGCGTGGGCACAAGGGGCTGGCCTATGTGCTGGTGGCCGAGGACGGCACGCTCGGCGGACCGGTGGCCAAGAACCTCACCGACGCCGAGCGCGATGGCCTGGCCGCCCATGTCGGCGCCAAGCCCGGTGACTGCGTGTTCTTCGCGGCCGGCCCGGTCAAGTCGGCGCGTTCGCTGCTGGGCGCCACCCGCATCGAGATCGCCAAGCGTCTCGATCTGATCGACCCGGCCGCCTGGGCGTTCACCTGGGTCGTGGACTTCCCGATGTTCGAACCCGCCTCCGAAGCGGTGGATTCCGGCGATGTCGCAGTCGGTTCGGGTGCCTGGACGGCCGTGCACCACGCCTTCACCGCGCCGAAGCCCGAATCGGAGGGCATCTTCGACACCGATCCCGGCAACGCGCTGTCCGATGCCTACGACATCGTCTGCAACGGCAACGAGATCGGCGGCGGCTCGATCCGTATCCACCGGCGCGACATCCAGGAGCGGGTGTTCGCGATGATGGGAATCGACCATGCCGAGGCCCAGGACAAGTTCGGATTCCTGTTGGACGCCTTCGCCTTTGGTGCACCGCCACATGGCGGCCTCGCGTTCGGCTGGGACCGTATCACCGCGTTGCTGGCCGGGGTGGATTCGATCCGCGAGGTGATCGCGTTCCCCAAGTCCGGCGGCGGCGTCGACCCGCTGACCGATGCGCCGGCACCGATCACCGCGCAGCAGCGCAAGGAATCGGGAATAGACGCCAAGCCCGAGGAGCTCAAGAAGGCATGA
- a CDS encoding oxidoreductase, which translates to MDERSREEPAAPNSPVAVIGPGAIGSTIAALLHAAGRPVLLCGRTPRDGIELRPDDGPPIRVPGPVHTDPATVDGPLDVVFLAVKDTQNAQAAPWLDRLCDENTVVCALQNGVEQVQRVSGVSLRTDEAHVVPAAVWISAETQPGGWVRMRSEARLVLPDTPAAAAIAEAVNGSAIAVERDPDFRSAAWRKLLVNAVVGFMVLADRRAGMFRRDDVAALARRYLTECLAVARADGATLDDQVADEIVTMLASAPEDLTTSMLTDHQAGRPLEWDVRNGVIARKAAAHGLLTPISDVVIPLLAAAGDGPG; encoded by the coding sequence GTGGATGAGCGCTCGCGCGAAGAACCGGCAGCACCGAACTCCCCCGTCGCCGTCATCGGTCCGGGCGCCATCGGATCGACCATCGCGGCACTGTTGCATGCTGCCGGACGGCCGGTCCTGCTGTGCGGACGTACCCCGCGCGACGGCATCGAACTCCGGCCCGACGACGGGCCGCCCATCCGGGTGCCCGGGCCGGTGCACACCGATCCGGCCACCGTCGATGGACCGCTTGACGTGGTGTTTCTCGCGGTCAAGGACACGCAGAACGCCCAGGCGGCGCCGTGGCTGGACCGGCTGTGCGATGAGAACACCGTGGTGTGCGCGCTGCAGAACGGCGTCGAACAGGTCCAGCGGGTGAGCGGTGTCAGCTTGCGGACCGACGAAGCCCACGTCGTGCCCGCGGCGGTGTGGATCTCGGCGGAGACGCAGCCCGGCGGTTGGGTGCGGATGCGCAGCGAAGCGCGACTGGTGCTGCCGGACACCCCGGCGGCAGCGGCCATCGCCGAGGCGGTGAACGGCTCCGCGATCGCTGTCGAGCGGGATCCCGATTTCCGCAGCGCGGCGTGGCGCAAACTGCTGGTCAACGCTGTGGTCGGGTTCATGGTGCTGGCCGACCGGCGCGCGGGGATGTTCCGCCGTGACGACGTGGCCGCGCTGGCGCGACGCTATCTGACCGAGTGTCTGGCCGTGGCCCGGGCCGACGGAGCCACGCTCGACGATCAGGTCGCCGACGAGATCGTCACGATGCTGGCGTCGGCACCCGAGGACCTCACCACCTCGATGCTGACCGATCATCAGGCCGGCCGGCCGCTGGAGTGGGATGTCCGCAACGGGGTCATCGCCCGCAAGGCTGCCGCACACGGGCTGCTCACCCCGATCAGCGACGTGGTGATCCCCCTGTTGGCGGCGGCCGGCGACGGGCCGGGCTGA
- a CDS encoding DUF4253 domain-containing protein: MSRAAHALTILAEHGQWRIEPGLTEAELNALESRFSLWLNDDHRDFLSAGLPVGPGWPDWRNADEVTLRAHIGRPVRELLQAVRAGGLWHPAWGDRPAGDAALKLAGAKLAEEPRVVPVYGLAFLKQGPGDPTVWAIQDGGGGVTVTAVAADLTGLAQLLTGRPVTSPAFAGDPPYLPAPAAAPAAPALDAPPFAPDPILAPPAAVAPPRDPAAVLAGAGVVLGELQRHDDVLAHRAPMWSVPVSPGVPATEAWLAVRAQFSVTGLWPVLLTDRTWQRIGGDGIADETPVWATELDGARWLEREFDKRTSEYDIPRYPSGFDVDDPGDWRQSFTDFDSRGKYSRLALIPTPADWLVPGLLQWSGAINSDVCGAEHAAILRRWSAHYRTELLALDDEFLVLVADQPPRTQQAALTAALEAYLYCDDSVNTQAGSLDALARDLTRPLWVFWWD, from the coding sequence GTGAGCCGCGCCGCCCACGCGCTGACGATCCTGGCCGAACATGGCCAATGGCGTATCGAGCCCGGACTTACCGAGGCCGAACTGAACGCCCTCGAATCACGGTTTTCGCTGTGGCTCAACGATGATCACCGTGACTTTCTGTCGGCAGGGTTACCGGTGGGGCCCGGCTGGCCGGACTGGCGCAACGCCGACGAGGTGACGCTACGGGCGCACATCGGTCGGCCGGTGCGTGAATTACTGCAGGCGGTGCGCGCGGGTGGGCTGTGGCATCCCGCCTGGGGCGATCGCCCCGCCGGCGATGCGGCGCTGAAGCTGGCCGGTGCGAAACTCGCCGAAGAACCCAGGGTGGTACCGGTTTACGGGTTGGCATTTCTGAAGCAGGGGCCGGGCGACCCCACGGTGTGGGCGATCCAGGACGGTGGCGGGGGAGTCACCGTGACCGCCGTCGCCGCAGACCTGACCGGGTTGGCCCAATTGCTGACCGGACGGCCCGTGACGTCCCCCGCATTTGCCGGTGACCCGCCGTACCTTCCCGCACCGGCAGCAGCGCCGGCGGCTCCGGCACTGGACGCGCCACCTTTCGCGCCCGATCCGATCCTGGCACCGCCTGCGGCCGTTGCCCCGCCGCGCGATCCGGCCGCCGTCCTCGCCGGGGCCGGGGTAGTGCTTGGCGAACTGCAACGCCACGACGATGTGCTGGCCCACCGGGCGCCGATGTGGTCGGTACCGGTGTCGCCGGGTGTTCCTGCCACCGAGGCGTGGCTCGCCGTCCGGGCACAGTTTTCGGTGACCGGGCTGTGGCCGGTACTGCTCACGGACAGGACGTGGCAACGGATCGGGGGTGACGGTATAGCCGACGAAACACCGGTGTGGGCAACCGAACTCGACGGCGCCCGTTGGCTGGAACGCGAGTTCGACAAACGCACGTCGGAGTACGACATCCCGCGCTATCCGTCCGGGTTCGACGTCGACGACCCGGGGGACTGGCGGCAATCGTTCACCGACTTCGACTCTCGCGGCAAGTACTCACGGCTGGCTCTGATTCCCACTCCCGCCGATTGGCTGGTTCCCGGACTGCTGCAATGGTCGGGCGCGATCAATTCGGACGTCTGCGGCGCTGAACATGCGGCCATCCTGCGGCGCTGGTCCGCCCATTACCGGACCGAGCTGTTGGCGCTCGACGACGAGTTTCTGGTGCTGGTGGCCGATCAGCCGCCGCGCACCCAGCAGGCGGCGCTCACCGCGGCCCTGGAGGCCTATCTGTACTGCGACGACTCGGTCAACACCCAGGCCGGCTCACTCGATGCGCTGGCGCGCGATCTGACGCGTCCGCTGTGGGTCTTCTGGTGGGATTGA
- a CDS encoding SRPBCC family protein, with product MARTYECERVELDFIDRAPFRFVSTVDLAITPEQLFEVLADETSWPHWATVITKVEWTSPEPRGVGTTRTVTMRGHITGDEEFLAWEPFTHMAFRFNTSTSNAISAFAEDYRVVETPEGCHLTWVMALQPSGLSGRLGMTLGQPVMAWMFQRFLHNLRRYSNERYGK from the coding sequence ATGGCCCGGACCTATGAGTGTGAACGCGTCGAGTTGGATTTCATCGACCGTGCCCCGTTCCGCTTCGTCAGCACCGTCGACCTGGCGATCACGCCCGAGCAGCTGTTCGAGGTACTCGCCGACGAGACCTCCTGGCCACATTGGGCGACAGTCATCACCAAGGTGGAATGGACCAGCCCCGAGCCCCGCGGCGTGGGAACCACCCGCACCGTCACGATGCGCGGGCACATCACCGGCGATGAGGAATTCCTGGCCTGGGAACCCTTCACCCACATGGCTTTCCGCTTCAACACCAGTACCTCGAATGCGATCTCGGCGTTCGCCGAGGACTATCGCGTGGTGGAGACCCCCGAGGGTTGCCACCTGACCTGGGTGATGGCGCTGCAGCCCAGCGGTCTGTCGGGCCGTCTCGGGATGACGTTGGGTCAGCCGGTGATGGCGTGGATGTTCCAGCGGTTCCTGCACAATCTCCGCCGCTATAGCAACGAGCGGTACGGCAAGTAG
- a CDS encoding DUF3097 domain-containing protein: MTDRYGSDILSRNPHTPKLTRSKDQPAEKGLVVEDAQSGFVGAVVRIEGGRVELEDRRGKVRAFPMGPGFLIDGKPVSLSVPKRSAAPARTASGSVAVPNAKARVALASRIYVEGRHDAELVEQVWGADLRIEGVVVEYLGGVDDLADIVAEFAPEPGRRLGVLVDHLVTGSKEARIAEAVRRGPGGEHTLVVGHPFVDIWQSVKPARLGIKAWPTIPRTVEWKHGICDALGWPHQEQADIARAWQRIRGRVRDWNDLEPALIGRVEELIDFVTAPA, translated from the coding sequence GTGACTGATCGCTACGGTTCCGACATCCTGTCCCGAAACCCGCACACCCCGAAGCTGACTCGATCGAAAGACCAGCCCGCGGAGAAGGGCCTGGTCGTCGAGGACGCCCAGAGTGGTTTCGTGGGTGCGGTGGTACGGATCGAGGGCGGCCGGGTCGAACTAGAAGACCGCCGGGGCAAGGTCCGGGCTTTCCCGATGGGCCCGGGATTCCTGATCGACGGCAAGCCGGTCAGCCTGAGCGTGCCCAAACGTTCGGCGGCGCCGGCACGTACCGCGTCCGGCTCCGTTGCGGTACCGAACGCCAAGGCCCGCGTGGCGCTGGCCAGCCGGATCTACGTCGAGGGCCGTCACGACGCCGAGTTGGTCGAACAGGTCTGGGGCGCCGACCTGCGGATCGAAGGTGTCGTCGTCGAGTATCTGGGCGGCGTCGATGATCTGGCCGACATCGTGGCGGAATTCGCGCCCGAACCGGGTCGTCGGCTCGGCGTGCTGGTCGATCATCTGGTCACCGGGTCCAAGGAGGCGCGTATCGCCGAGGCGGTGCGCAGGGGCCCCGGCGGTGAGCACACCCTCGTGGTCGGTCACCCGTTCGTCGACATCTGGCAGTCGGTCAAACCGGCCCGGCTCGGAATCAAGGCCTGGCCGACGATCCCGCGCACCGTGGAGTGGAAGCACGGCATCTGTGACGCGCTGGGCTGGCCGCATCAGGAGCAGGCCGACATTGCCCGGGCGTGGCAACGGATCCGCGGGCGGGTGCGGGACTGGAACGACCTGGAGCCCGCGCTGATCGGCCGGGTCGAGGAACTCATCGATTTCGTGACCGCACCTGCGTAG
- a CDS encoding GAP family protein: MWPPTMWSTVLVMAVVAAVDPLRIGVVAFMLSRSRPVRLLLPFFLLAFIANVAVGVAVVSVFKNVTGDGGRTMPPGLEIGIGVVALTIAVLSLTGALERLVNRVRARRTVPAEPTADSVPGLSNLPAGMQAALRGEAPWAAGLLGLINGFPTPYYLAAMAAALTSGTAVAEQMAAMVVFNLVGFLAAIIPLISFWVAPAATRSGVERIYEWMGTHHRLVVAVIAGAVGGYFLATGISHL, from the coding sequence ATGTGGCCGCCCACGATGTGGAGCACCGTGCTGGTGATGGCCGTCGTGGCGGCAGTCGATCCCCTGCGGATCGGGGTTGTCGCCTTCATGCTGTCGAGGTCCCGGCCGGTGCGGTTGCTGCTCCCCTTCTTTCTGCTCGCCTTCATCGCGAACGTCGCGGTCGGCGTTGCGGTGGTGTCGGTGTTCAAGAACGTCACCGGTGACGGCGGTCGCACCATGCCGCCGGGCCTGGAGATCGGCATCGGGGTGGTGGCGCTGACTATCGCCGTCCTGTCCCTCACGGGGGCGCTCGAACGCCTGGTCAATCGAGTGCGGGCGCGCCGAACGGTGCCGGCTGAACCCACCGCGGACTCGGTGCCGGGCCTGTCGAATCTGCCGGCCGGGATGCAGGCCGCGTTGCGCGGCGAGGCGCCGTGGGCGGCCGGACTGCTGGGCCTGATCAACGGTTTTCCCACTCCGTACTACCTGGCCGCGATGGCTGCCGCCCTGACATCGGGCACCGCGGTCGCCGAGCAGATGGCCGCGATGGTCGTGTTCAATCTGGTGGGTTTCCTGGCGGCCATCATTCCGCTCATCAGTTTCTGGGTCGCTCCGGCGGCCACCAGGTCCGGCGTTGAACGGATCTACGAGTGGATGGGAACCCACCATCGGCTCGTGGTCGCCGTGATCGCCGGCGCGGTGGGCGGGTACTTCCTGGCCACCGGCATCAGCCACCTGTGA
- a CDS encoding replication-associated recombination protein A: MSDSLFDVPGEPAQAGPGAAAPASAAPASAPMAVRMRPAGLDEVVGQSHLLQAGSPLRRLVEGSGAASVILYGPPGTGKTTLASLISQATGRRFEALSALSAGVKEVRAVIDVARRAAVHGEQTVLFIDEVHRFSKTQQDALLAAVENRIVLLVAATTENPSFSVVAPLLSRSLILQLQPLTPQDVETVLRRAITDPRGLGGAVEVTDEAVDLMVQLSAGDARRALTALEVASETAGGPGGVISFETIEQSLDKAAVRYDRDGDQHYDVVSAFIKSVRGSDVDAALHYLARMLVAGEDPRFVARRLMILASEDIGMADPTALQTAVAAAQTVQLIGMPEAQLTLAHATVHLATAPKSNAVTTALGAAMNDIRAGKAGLVPSHLRDGHYSGAQKLGNAVGYKYAHDHPDGVVPQQYPPDELVGTDYYQPTGRGFERELVTRVDKLRAIIRRIRR, encoded by the coding sequence GTGTCCGACAGTTTGTTCGACGTGCCCGGTGAGCCCGCCCAGGCGGGCCCCGGTGCGGCGGCCCCCGCTTCGGCGGCCCCCGCTTCGGCGCCGATGGCCGTGCGGATGCGCCCGGCCGGCCTCGACGAGGTCGTCGGCCAGTCGCACTTGTTGCAGGCTGGATCGCCCTTGCGCCGCCTGGTGGAGGGATCGGGCGCGGCGTCGGTAATCCTGTACGGCCCTCCCGGCACGGGTAAGACCACGCTGGCCTCGCTGATCTCGCAGGCCACCGGCCGCCGGTTCGAGGCGCTCTCGGCCCTGAGCGCGGGCGTCAAGGAAGTCCGCGCGGTGATCGATGTTGCGCGGCGGGCCGCGGTGCACGGCGAACAGACCGTGCTGTTCATCGATGAGGTGCACCGCTTCTCCAAGACCCAGCAGGATGCGCTGCTGGCGGCGGTGGAGAACCGGATCGTGCTGTTGGTCGCAGCCACCACGGAAAACCCGTCGTTCTCGGTGGTGGCGCCGCTGCTGTCACGCTCGTTGATCCTGCAGTTGCAGCCGCTCACCCCGCAGGACGTCGAGACGGTGCTACGCCGCGCGATCACCGACCCGCGAGGGCTCGGCGGTGCGGTCGAGGTCACTGACGAGGCCGTCGACCTCATGGTGCAGCTCTCCGCCGGCGATGCGCGGCGGGCTCTCACCGCGTTGGAGGTGGCTTCGGAAACAGCCGGAGGGCCGGGTGGTGTCATTTCTTTCGAGACCATCGAGCAGTCGTTGGACAAAGCCGCGGTGCGCTACGACCGTGACGGTGATCAGCACTACGACGTCGTCAGCGCCTTCATCAAATCGGTGCGCGGATCGGACGTCGATGCGGCACTGCACTACCTGGCCCGGATGCTGGTGGCGGGGGAGGATCCACGCTTCGTGGCGCGCCGCCTGATGATCCTGGCCAGCGAGGACATCGGCATGGCCGATCCGACCGCGCTGCAGACCGCCGTCGCCGCCGCCCAGACCGTGCAACTGATCGGCATGCCCGAGGCGCAGCTCACGCTGGCGCATGCGACCGTGCACCTGGCCACCGCACCCAAGTCCAACGCGGTCACCACGGCGCTCGGTGCGGCCATGAACGACATCCGGGCCGGTAAGGCCGGGTTGGTGCCTTCGCACCTGCGGGACGGCCATTATTCGGGGGCGCAGAAGCTCGGCAACGCCGTGGGCTACAAGTACGCCCACGATCATCCCGATGGTGTTGTGCCGCAACAGTATCCACCCGATGAGCTGGTGGGGACGGACTATTACCAGCCGACCGGGCGTGGTTTCGAACGCGAGCTGGTCACCCGGGTCGACAAGCTGCGCGCCATCATTCGCCGCATCCG
- a CDS encoding DUF389 domain-containing protein → MLHLRVIAPTDLRQPILNVLDREPGVTNVVVHAGDARDPAGDEITAILVREAANDVVERLKSLDVPHLGAITLEPLDTVLSSSAFHAEDATEGDGADAVIWDELVSRTREESSLNATYLMFLCIACLLAAIGVINDSAVTVVGAMVVGPEFGPLAALAVALVQRRMSLARRAGAALLIGFPVAMAVTALATLGFEALGWVSLTSFRELQQVDFIFQVGPFSLVVALLAGAAGMLSLVSAKSAALVGVFISVTTVPAAGFAVVAATVGEWDIAARSVLQLGVNLVGITLAGVLMLAIYRRFATR, encoded by the coding sequence GTGCTGCACTTACGCGTCATCGCGCCGACCGATCTGCGACAGCCGATCCTGAACGTCCTCGACCGGGAACCCGGCGTCACGAATGTCGTGGTGCACGCCGGGGATGCGAGGGATCCGGCCGGTGACGAGATCACGGCCATCCTGGTCCGGGAGGCAGCCAACGATGTGGTGGAGCGGCTGAAATCCCTTGATGTGCCCCACCTGGGGGCCATCACCCTGGAGCCACTCGACACCGTCCTGTCTTCGTCGGCTTTTCATGCCGAGGACGCCACCGAGGGAGACGGTGCCGATGCGGTGATCTGGGACGAGCTGGTGTCGCGTACCCGTGAAGAGTCCAGCCTCAACGCGACGTACCTGATGTTCCTGTGCATCGCGTGCCTGCTCGCCGCGATCGGCGTCATCAACGATTCCGCGGTCACCGTGGTCGGCGCCATGGTCGTCGGACCCGAATTCGGGCCGCTGGCCGCCCTCGCAGTCGCGCTGGTGCAACGGCGGATGTCGTTGGCCCGCCGGGCGGGCGCGGCGCTGTTGATCGGCTTCCCCGTCGCGATGGCCGTCACCGCCCTCGCCACCTTGGGTTTCGAAGCCCTGGGATGGGTGTCGTTGACCAGCTTCCGCGAACTCCAGCAGGTGGATTTCATCTTCCAGGTGGGCCCCTTCTCGTTGGTGGTGGCGCTGCTTGCCGGCGCAGCCGGGATGTTGTCGCTCGTGTCGGCGAAATCCGCGGCACTCGTGGGTGTCTTCATCTCGGTGACGACGGTTCCCGCGGCCGGATTCGCGGTAGTCGCCGCGACGGTCGGCGAATGGGACATCGCGGCCCGGTCGGTACTGCAGTTGGGCGTGAACCTGGTGGGCATCACGTTGGCGGGCGTCCTGATGCTCGCGATCTATCGCAGGTTCGCGACCCGCTGA
- a CDS encoding thiolase family protein — MTGYADRDAVIVGAVRTPIGKGKANGALHGVLPADLLAHSLRELTARTGVDPALVDDVIAGAVTAVGDQAVNIARNALLGAGFPETVPGTTVDRQCGSSQQAISFAAQGVLAGAYDIVIAAGVESMSRVPMGSSVLPGSDPFGVAFAERYSDGLVPQGISAELIAAKWGFSRAQLDEFSAGSHEKAARATKDGLFEAELAPIAGLSTDEIIRPGTTVDTLSGLQPAFYNEAYGARFPQINWEITPGNSSPLSDGSAAVMITSGATARRLGLNPVARIHTTTVVGSDPLYMLTGVIPATEKVLARAGLTLADIDLFEVNEAFAPVVLAWAADTGADLARTNVNGGAIAIGHPLGASGARIMTTLVNALEQRGGRYGLQTMCEGGGMANATIIERL; from the coding sequence ATGACCGGATATGCAGACCGGGACGCAGTCATCGTCGGAGCGGTCCGGACCCCGATCGGCAAAGGCAAGGCCAACGGGGCGCTGCACGGCGTCCTGCCGGCGGACCTGCTGGCACACAGCCTGCGGGAGCTGACCGCCCGCACCGGCGTCGACCCGGCCCTGGTCGACGACGTCATTGCCGGGGCCGTCACAGCGGTCGGCGACCAGGCCGTCAACATCGCCCGTAACGCGTTGCTGGGCGCGGGCTTCCCGGAGACCGTTCCCGGGACCACCGTCGACCGCCAGTGCGGCAGCAGCCAGCAGGCGATCAGCTTCGCCGCCCAGGGCGTACTGGCCGGCGCCTACGACATCGTCATCGCCGCGGGCGTGGAGTCCATGTCCCGGGTGCCGATGGGCAGCTCGGTATTGCCGGGCAGCGACCCGTTCGGCGTGGCCTTTGCCGAGCGCTACTCCGACGGCCTTGTGCCGCAAGGGATCAGCGCCGAGTTGATCGCTGCGAAATGGGGATTCTCCCGCGCCCAGCTCGACGAGTTCTCCGCGGGCAGCCACGAAAAGGCCGCCCGGGCCACCAAGGACGGGCTGTTCGAGGCCGAACTCGCGCCCATCGCCGGGCTGAGCACCGACGAGATCATCCGACCCGGAACCACCGTGGACACCCTGTCCGGGCTGCAGCCGGCGTTCTACAACGAGGCCTATGGCGCACGTTTCCCCCAGATCAACTGGGAGATCACCCCGGGTAACTCGTCACCGCTGTCCGACGGCAGTGCGGCGGTGATGATCACCAGCGGGGCGACGGCGCGCAGGCTCGGCCTGAACCCGGTCGCGCGTATTCATACCACCACCGTCGTGGGATCGGACCCGCTGTACATGCTGACCGGTGTCATCCCGGCTACCGAAAAGGTCTTGGCGCGTGCAGGTTTGACGCTGGCGGACATCGACCTGTTCGAGGTCAACGAGGCATTCGCGCCGGTGGTGCTGGCCTGGGCCGCCGATACCGGCGCGGACCTGGCGCGCACGAACGTCAACGGTGGAGCGATCGCGATCGGGCACCCGCTCGGCGCCAGCGGCGCACGCATCATGACCACCCTGGTCAATGCCCTCGAACAGCGCGGCGGACGGTACGGCCTGCAGACGATGTGTGAGGGCGGCGGCATGGCCAACGCCACCATCATCGAGCGGCTGTAA
- a CDS encoding nitroreductase family deazaflavin-dependent oxidoreductase — MSDIDPDFDKSQLVADVAALDGFNRNVVEEFRANGGKVGGPFEGATLLLLHTTGAKSGKPRLSPLAYLSVDGRMLIVGSYAGAPKDPAWVHNLRADPKVRIEVGTDAYDATARELPDAERDAAYPKITAVAPVFAQYQANTTRAIPLFEIVRA, encoded by the coding sequence ATGAGCGATATCGATCCTGACTTCGACAAGAGTCAACTGGTGGCCGACGTAGCGGCTCTCGACGGGTTCAACCGCAACGTGGTCGAGGAGTTCCGCGCCAACGGCGGCAAGGTAGGCGGGCCGTTCGAAGGTGCCACCCTGCTGTTGCTGCACACGACCGGTGCCAAGTCTGGCAAGCCGCGGCTCTCGCCGCTGGCCTATCTGAGCGTGGACGGCAGGATGCTCATCGTGGGCTCGTACGCGGGCGCACCCAAGGACCCGGCGTGGGTGCACAACCTGCGGGCGGATCCGAAGGTGCGTATCGAGGTGGGCACCGACGCCTATGACGCGACGGCCCGGGAACTGCCCGATGCCGAGCGAGATGCCGCCTACCCCAAGATCACTGCAGTCGCCCCGGTGTTCGCCCAATACCAGGCCAACACCACCCGGGCTATTCCGCTGTTCGAAATCGTCCGCGCCTAG